In the Gossypium raimondii isolate GPD5lz chromosome 9, ASM2569854v1, whole genome shotgun sequence genome, one interval contains:
- the LOC105800596 gene encoding ethylene receptor 2 produces MLKALAPGLLISSLLISASTAVDTGFPRCNCDDEGSFWSIESILETQRVSDFLIAVAYFSIPIELLYFVSCSNVPFKWVLFEFIAFIVLCGLTHLLNGWTYGPHPFQLMLALTVFKILTALVSCATAITLITLIPLLLKVKVREFMLKKKAWDLGREVGIIMKQKETGAHVRMLTQEIRKSLDRHTILYTTMVELSKTLGLQNCAVWMPNEIKTKMNLTHELKGRNFSYNFTIPITDPDVVRIKGSDGVNILEPDSSLATASNGEYGEPGPVAAIRMPMLRVSNFKGGTPELVQTCYAILVCVLPSEQNRSWSNQELEIVKVVADQVAVALSHAAVLEESQLMRDQLVEQNRALQLARQNAMRASQVRNAFQKVMSDGMRRPMHSILGLLSMMQDGNLNNDQRIIVDSMMKTSNVLSTLINDVMDISTMDNGRSPLEKRSLHLHSMIKEAACLAKCLSVYRGFGFSIEVEKSLPDLVFGDERRVFQVILHMVGSLLDGNSGGGTVVLRVFSENGSQERNDQRRAAWRHSSLDGDVHIRFEIRIENSNSQPESSGSMSELQISGRKYNSNRAEERLSFSICQKLVQLMHGNIWVVQNPQGSAQSMALVIRFQLRPSISITINELGESSDQPCSNSLFKGLQVLLADDDDLNRAVTRKLLEKLGCSVSAVTSGFECLTSIGPASSPFQIVILELQMPELDGFEVAMRIRKFRSRNWPLIVAMTASTEDDTWERCSQIGINGVIRKPVLLQGIAIELRKVLMQANKV; encoded by the exons ATGTTAAAAGCATTAGCTCCTGGGTTGTTGATTTCTTCGCTTCTGATCTCGGCCTCCACGGCGGTTGATACCGGTTTTCCGAGGTGTAATTGCGACGATGAAGGGAGTTTTTGGAGCATTGAAAGTATCTTAGAGACGCAACGAGTGAGCGATTTCTTGATTGCGGTCGCCTATTTTTCGATTCCCATAGAATTGCTTTACTTTGTTAGTTGCTCCAATGTGCCTTTCAAATGGGTCTTGTTTGAGTTCATCGCGTTTATCGTGCTTTGCGGATTGACTCATTTGCTTAACGGATGGACTTACGGTCCGCATCCGTTTCAGCTTATGTTGGCTCTCACAGTGTTCAAGATTCTCACCGCGTTGGTCTCTTGTGCGACGGCTATTACGCTTATTACACTTATTCCGTTGCTTCTTAAGGTCAAGGTGAGGGAGTTTATGTTGAAGAAAAAGGCTTGGGACCTCGGGCGGGAAGTTGGGATTATAATGAAACAGAAGGAGACCGGTGCGCACGTCCGTATGCTAACGCAGGAAATCCGTAAATCATTGGATAGGCATACTATTTTGTACACAACGATGGTGGAGTTGTCTAAGACATTAGGTTTGCAAAATTGTGCTGTATGGATGCCTAATGAGATCAAGACCAAGATGAATTTGACTCATGAACTCAAAGGAAGGAACTTTTCgtataattttaccattccGATTACGGATCCGGATGTTGTGAGGATTAAAGGAAGTGATGGAGTGAACATCCTCGAACCTGACTCTTCACTTGCCACTGCAAGCAATGGAGAGTATGGTGAGCCAGGACCTGTGGCTGCAATTCGGATGCCAATGCTCCGAGTATCCAATTTTAAAGGGGGAACTCCCGAGCTAGTTCAGACATGTTATGCGATATTAGTTTGTGTTCTTCCGAGTGAACAAAATAGGTCTTGGAGCAACCAAGAACTAGAGATAGTTAAGGTCGTTGCGGATCAGGTGGCTGTTGCACTCTCTCATGCTGCGGTTCTCGAAGAGTCTCAACTCATGAGGGACCAATTGGTCGAGCAAAATCGAGCATTGCAACTGGCACGACAAAATGCCATGAGAGCAAGCCAAGTTAGAAATGCATTTCAGAAGGTAATGAGTGATGGAATGAGGAGACCTATGCACTCGATTTTAGGATTGCTTTCGATGATGCAGGATGGAAATCTGAATAATGATCAACGGATTATTGTTGATTCGATGATGAAGACCAGTAACGTGCTATCGACATTGATAAACGATGTGATGGATATTTCAACAATGGATAACGGAAGATCCCCGTTGGAGAAGCGATCTCTTCACTTGCATTCCATGATAAAAGAAGCTGCTTGTCTTGCCAAATGCTTGTCTGTTTATAGGGGTTTCGGTTTTTCAATTGAAGTTGAGAAATCCTTGCCTGATCTTGTTTTCGGCGATGAAAGGAGAGTTTTTCAAGTGATACTTCATATGGTCGGGAGCCTATTGGATGGCAATAGTGGAGGTGGAACTGTTGTACTCCGGGTGTTCTCCGAGAATGGTAGTCAGGAACGTAATGATCAAAGACGGGCAGCCTGGAGGCACAGCTCCTTGGATGGAGATGTACATATCAGGTTTGAAATTAGGATCGAGAATAGCAATTCTCAGCCAGAGAGCAGCGGCTCAATGTCGGAGTTACAGATCAGTGGCAGAAAATATAACAGCAATCGAGCCGAGGAACGCTTGAGCTTCAGCATTTGCCAAAAGCTAGTGCAG TTAATGCATGGGAACATCTGGGTAGTACAAAATCCTCAGGGTTCAGCTCAAAGCATGGCGCTTGTTATTCGGTTTCAACTCCGACCGTCCATCAGTATAACAATCAACGAGTTGGGAGAATCATCAGACCAGCCATGCTCCAACTCCCTTTTCAAGGGTTTGCAAGTTTTACTTGCCGATGACGATGATCTGAACCGTGCCGTGACTCGAAAGCTTCTCGAGAAGTTGGGATGCAGTGTTTCTGCCGTAACATCTGGATTCGAATGCCTCACTTCTATAGGGCCAGCTTCATCACCTTTCCAGATTGTCATTTTGGAGCTTCAGATGCCCGAGTTAGATGGATTCGAAGTCGCAATGAGAATCCGGAAATTCCGAAGTCGTAACTGGCCGTTGATCGTTGCCATGACTGCCAGCACCGAAGATGATACATGGGAAAGATGTTCACAGATTGGAATCAATGGAGTCATTCGAAAGCCAGTCCTATTACAAGGAATCGCCATCGAGCTTCGGAAAGTCCTGATGCAAGCCAACAAAGTTTAA
- the LOC105797768 gene encoding uncharacterized protein At2g29880-like produces MSGVSESNVYSQASRGTKRKWVPEEDAALVSCIVDLHNVGTFNADTGFKAGYLNELEKMLEKALPNAMLKARPNMESRIRLLKRDWSIVYDMLNGQSNNGFGWDEHRQIVVAEDAVWNSYLNSHKEAGQFRHRSFPYYDQLTAIYARDRATGRDALTAADVIEEINVQDVPTTDINEERNEFYDCEADVSLDDMDVSATELQPNRNQWGSTSSKKKKKEF; encoded by the exons atgtcaggtgtttCAGAATCAAATGTTTATTcccaagcttctcgaggaaccaaaaggaaatgggttccagaagaagatgcagcatTGGTTTCCTGCATAgtggacttgcacaatgttggaacatttaatgctgatacggggttcaaagccggttatttaaacgagttggaaaaaatgttagaaaaggctttacccaatgcaatgttgaaggctaGACCTAATATGGAATCGAGGATTAGGTTACTAAAAAGGGATTGGTCAATTgtgtatgacatgcttaatggccaaagcAATAAcggttttggttgggatgaGCATAGGCAgatcgttgttgctgaagatgcggtttggaactcttatttaaat agtcataaagaagctggtcaattcagacatcgtagtttcccttactacgaccaACTTACTGCCATctacgcaagagatcgagcgACTGGGAGAGATGCTCTAACAGCTGCTGAtgttattgaagaaataaatgttcAGGATGTACCTACTACAGATattaatgaagaaagaaacgaattctatgactgcgaagctgatgtctctttggatgacatggatgtttctgctaCGGAACTGCAACCAAATAGAAACCAATGGGGTTCCACatcttcaaagaagaaaaaaaaagaattttga